One part of the Chryseobacterium sp. 7 genome encodes these proteins:
- a CDS encoding DMT family transporter produces MMTKQLSKDENISGWINGFIGVVLFSGGLPATKLAVMEMSPTFVTIVRAAVAGVLALIVLWLGKEKRPVKKDLVPLLLVSLGCVIGFPLLSALALQYLTSAHSIVFLGMLPLATAIFGVFRGGERPHPVFWLFSIVGSLLVIGYAVSQGISASPVGDILMLLAVILCGMGYAEGAKLSKTLGGWQVISWALVLALPIMIPLFFIYFPKDIQNVSFQGWFGLAYISLFSMFIGFIFWYKGLAQGGIATVGQLQLLQPFFGLALAAWLLHEQVSMGMLGVTIGVILCVAGTKKFAK; encoded by the coding sequence ATGATGACAAAACAATTATCAAAAGATGAAAATATAAGCGGCTGGATTAATGGTTTTATTGGCGTAGTGCTATTCAGTGGCGGATTACCGGCAACAAAATTAGCCGTAATGGAAATGAGTCCTACTTTTGTAACCATCGTTCGTGCGGCAGTTGCGGGAGTTTTAGCACTTATTGTATTATGGTTGGGTAAAGAAAAACGTCCTGTCAAAAAAGATCTGGTGCCATTGCTTTTGGTTTCCCTTGGTTGTGTAATAGGCTTTCCGCTTCTTTCTGCATTGGCTCTTCAGTATCTTACTTCCGCTCATTCTATTGTATTTCTTGGAATGCTTCCTTTGGCTACAGCAATCTTTGGAGTTTTTCGTGGTGGGGAAAGGCCTCATCCTGTATTTTGGCTGTTTTCGATTGTAGGAAGTCTTCTCGTGATTGGCTATGCCGTTTCACAGGGAATATCTGCTTCTCCCGTTGGCGATATTCTGATGCTTCTTGCTGTTATTTTATGCGGAATGGGGTATGCTGAAGGGGCTAAGTTATCCAAAACTTTAGGCGGATGGCAGGTTATTTCATGGGCTTTGGTATTAGCATTGCCTATCATGATTCCTTTATTCTTTATTTATTTTCCTAAAGATATTCAGAATGTGAGTTTCCAGGGATGGTTTGGATTGGCTTATATTTCTCTTTTCAGCATGTTTATTGGCTTTATCTTTTGGTATAAAGGCTTGGCACAGGGTGGTATTGCCACAGTAGGCCAGTTGCAGCTGCTTCAGCCATTCTTTGGTCTGGCACTGGCTGCATGGCTTCTGCATGAGCAGGTAAGCATGGGAATGCTGGGTGTTACAATAGGAGTGATCTTATGTGTTGCAGGAACTAAAAAATTTGCTAAATAA
- a CDS encoding Crp/Fnr family transcriptional regulator has translation MVIDEKILISAGAEARRYTPSETLFCEGDIPNYYYQIIKGEVKLNNYNEEGKEFIQNILSNGESCGESILFIEKPYPMNAEVITECTVLRLHKSIFFNLLQQSPELWLEVSSFLSQRLYYKFIMMQSLSSQNPSIRLRGLMDYLKSFQQDLSPYSFLVPLTRQQMASLTGLCVETAIRTIKHMERDKILRIENRKILY, from the coding sequence ATGGTTATCGACGAGAAGATTTTGATTTCAGCGGGAGCAGAAGCAAGACGTTATACCCCTTCAGAAACTCTATTCTGTGAAGGGGATATTCCTAATTACTACTACCAGATTATTAAAGGAGAGGTAAAACTCAACAATTACAATGAAGAAGGGAAGGAGTTTATCCAAAATATATTATCCAACGGAGAAAGTTGTGGAGAATCTATTCTTTTTATAGAAAAGCCTTATCCTATGAACGCTGAAGTGATCACAGAATGTACTGTTCTGAGGCTTCATAAATCTATTTTTTTCAATCTGTTGCAACAGTCTCCGGAATTATGGCTGGAAGTAAGCAGCTTTCTTTCACAGCGTCTTTATTATAAATTCATTATGATGCAGAGCCTGTCATCTCAGAATCCTTCTATACGGCTTCGGGGATTGATGGATTATCTTAAAAGTTTTCAACAGGATCTGAGTCCTTATTCTTTTTTGGTTCCGTTAACGAGGCAGCAAATGGCAAGTCTGACGGGGCTTTGTGTAGAAACAGCTATAAGAACCATTAAGCATATGGAAAGAGACAAGATATTAAGAATTGAAAACCGTAAAATTTTATACTAA
- a CDS encoding Crp/Fnr family transcriptional regulator yields the protein MKTISCMNIPESLLYSFGAEERNYKKREIVFKEEDHALYYFQISVGKVKLNNYNEDGKEFIHNILGKKQSFGEAMLFLNQDYPINAVCLDETQIIRLPKNNFFEMLSQNPDLSLEMNACLSQEVFYKLKMMQSMASQNPAQRLRALLDYLKSYHDEDCHQCFHIEFTRQQLANLVGLRVETVIRTLKKMEKEGMLSLKDRKILY from the coding sequence ATGAAAACTATAAGCTGTATGAATATTCCTGAAAGCCTTCTATACTCATTCGGGGCAGAAGAAAGAAATTATAAGAAACGCGAAATTGTCTTTAAAGAAGAAGATCATGCGCTTTATTATTTTCAGATCAGTGTAGGAAAAGTAAAGCTTAATAACTATAATGAAGACGGAAAGGAGTTTATTCATAATATTTTGGGCAAAAAACAAAGTTTTGGTGAAGCTATGCTCTTTCTCAATCAGGATTACCCGATTAATGCAGTTTGCCTTGATGAAACCCAGATTATAAGACTTCCCAAAAATAATTTCTTTGAAATGCTGAGCCAGAATCCGGATCTTTCACTGGAAATGAATGCCTGCCTTTCTCAGGAAGTTTTTTATAAGCTGAAAATGATGCAGAGTATGGCTTCTCAAAACCCGGCGCAAAGATTGAGAGCGTTATTGGATTATCTTAAAAGCTATCATGATGAAGACTGCCACCAGTGCTTTCATATTGAGTTTACCAGACAGCAGCTAGCCAATCTTGTTGGGCTGCGTGTAGAAACTGTGATCAGAACTTTAAAGAAAATGGAGAAAGAAGGTATGCTAAGTTTAAAAGACCGTAAAATTTTGTATTAA
- a CDS encoding ferritin-like domain-containing protein: protein MPNKILETDSAVPVTKKGTANKLTANKEEMKSSPLHKFFVSALKDIYFAENAILEALEKMQESATTEELKDAFEDHHLQTQKHVKRLEKVFQLIDEKPEKKECKAIKGIIEEGEEVIKSTEYGSTTRDVALIIAAQKVEHYEIATYGGLAQLAITMGHDKAADLLERTLQEEEDTDSHLTDIAEASINFDAEQEN from the coding sequence ATGCCAAATAAGATTTTAGAAACAGACAGTGCGGTTCCTGTCACAAAAAAAGGAACGGCAAACAAGTTAACCGCCAACAAGGAGGAAATGAAAAGTTCACCACTTCACAAGTTCTTCGTAAGCGCTCTTAAAGATATTTACTTTGCGGAAAATGCTATTCTTGAAGCATTGGAAAAAATGCAGGAATCTGCTACAACCGAAGAACTGAAAGATGCTTTTGAAGATCATCACCTTCAGACCCAGAAACACGTTAAACGTCTTGAAAAAGTTTTCCAGCTTATTGATGAAAAGCCTGAAAAAAAAGAATGTAAGGCCATAAAAGGAATTATTGAAGAAGGTGAAGAAGTGATCAAATCCACAGAATACGGCTCTACAACAAGAGATGTTGCATTGATTATTGCAGCACAAAAAGTAGAACATTATGAAATTGCCACTTATGGCGGATTGGCTCAGCTTGCCATCACCATGGGACATGATAAGGCAGCAGATCTTCTTGAAAGAACACTGCAGGAAGAAGAGGATACCGATTCTCATCTTACAGATATTGCAGAAGCATCCATCAATTTTGATGCAGAACAGGAAAATTAA
- a CDS encoding catalase: MNMKTNEPNKKAEQLDVHSTSNENEKLTTNQGLKINNNQDSLKAGERGPSLLEDFILREKITHFDHERIPERVVHARGSGAHGVFKLSKSLAGYTKAKFLTELGKETPVFVRFSTVAGSKGSTDLARDVRGFAIKFYTDEGNYDLVANNMPVFFIQDAIKFPDLIHAVKPEPDNEMPQAASAHDTFWDFISLMPESMHMIMWVMSDRAIPRSLRMMEGFGVHSFKFINEEGKVHFVKFHFKPKLGVHSVTWNEAQILSGVDSDFHKRDLWEAIENGDYPEWDFGVQLIPEEDEHKFDFDLLDPTKLVPEEEVPVEIVGTLTLNRNPDNFFAETEQVAFHPGHIIPGIDFTNDPLLQGRLFSYTDTQLSRLGSPNFHEIPINRSINTVHNNQRDGHMRQQIVKGKTSYEPNSIGGGCPFQAMMSDGGFASQQERVSGEKVRERSKSFVDHYSQAKLFYNSQSTPEKLHLQNALIFELSKVTRPEIRERMVGQLGYIDMFLAWRVAEKVGVEVKKLEWPNQSLPADSNMAELQSEEREPKTKISDALSMRHTVKDTIKSRKIGFILANGADGGAINDLKSKLEAKGAKVELIAPSLAQVRTNDGAELTPKHSLSNTTSACFDALYICSGADSVKELMITENKNLVLHFINEAYKHCKAIYFGTDTQVLYHHSNVSAKQHDDPGIITWEDGKQTDKFINAIAKHRVWDLEMERNA, encoded by the coding sequence ATGAATATGAAAACTAACGAACCTAATAAAAAAGCAGAACAGCTGGATGTACACAGTACTTCTAATGAAAATGAAAAGCTTACTACCAATCAGGGCTTAAAGATCAATAACAATCAGGATTCTCTGAAAGCGGGAGAACGTGGGCCTTCATTGCTGGAAGATTTTATTCTGAGAGAAAAGATTACCCATTTCGATCATGAAAGAATTCCTGAAAGAGTAGTTCATGCACGGGGTTCCGGTGCTCATGGAGTTTTTAAACTTAGCAAAAGCCTGGCAGGATATACCAAAGCCAAATTTTTAACAGAACTGGGAAAAGAAACTCCTGTTTTTGTAAGGTTTTCCACTGTTGCAGGAAGTAAAGGAAGCACAGACCTTGCAAGAGATGTAAGAGGTTTTGCAATAAAATTTTATACTGACGAAGGGAATTATGATCTTGTAGCCAATAATATGCCTGTATTTTTTATTCAGGATGCCATTAAATTTCCGGATCTGATACATGCCGTAAAGCCTGAGCCTGATAATGAAATGCCACAGGCAGCATCTGCCCACGACACCTTTTGGGACTTTATATCATTGATGCCCGAAAGTATGCACATGATTATGTGGGTCATGAGCGACAGAGCAATTCCGAGAAGCCTGAGAATGATGGAAGGTTTTGGGGTACATTCTTTCAAATTCATCAATGAGGAAGGAAAGGTTCATTTTGTGAAATTCCATTTTAAACCGAAATTGGGAGTACATTCCGTAACCTGGAATGAAGCTCAGATTCTTTCAGGAGTAGATTCTGATTTTCACAAAAGAGATCTCTGGGAAGCTATTGAAAATGGCGATTATCCGGAATGGGATTTCGGAGTACAGCTGATTCCTGAAGAAGATGAGCACAAATTTGATTTTGACCTTCTTGATCCTACAAAACTGGTGCCCGAAGAAGAAGTTCCTGTAGAAATCGTTGGAACATTAACGCTTAACAGAAATCCGGATAATTTCTTTGCAGAAACTGAGCAGGTTGCTTTTCACCCCGGACACATCATCCCCGGAATTGATTTCACCAACGATCCGCTGCTGCAGGGAAGATTATTTTCATATACAGATACTCAGCTTTCGAGACTGGGATCTCCCAATTTCCATGAAATTCCGATCAACAGATCCATTAATACCGTTCATAACAATCAAAGGGATGGGCATATGAGACAGCAGATTGTTAAAGGAAAAACAAGTTATGAACCGAATTCCATTGGGGGCGGTTGTCCTTTCCAGGCGATGATGTCTGATGGAGGATTTGCTTCCCAGCAGGAAAGAGTTTCCGGAGAAAAAGTACGGGAAAGAAGTAAAAGTTTTGTAGATCATTATTCACAGGCTAAATTATTCTATAACAGCCAGTCGACACCAGAGAAACTGCACCTGCAGAATGCTTTGATATTTGAATTGTCTAAAGTAACCCGTCCGGAAATCAGAGAAAGAATGGTAGGACAATTAGGTTATATTGATATGTTTCTTGCCTGGAGGGTTGCAGAAAAAGTAGGTGTAGAAGTTAAAAAACTGGAATGGCCTAACCAGAGCTTACCGGCAGATAGCAATATGGCAGAACTGCAGAGTGAAGAAAGAGAACCTAAAACAAAAATTTCTGATGCTTTGAGCATGAGACATACAGTAAAAGATACTATTAAGAGCCGGAAAATAGGATTTATTCTTGCCAATGGTGCTGATGGCGGAGCCATAAATGATCTTAAATCGAAACTTGAAGCAAAAGGAGCAAAAGTTGAATTGATTGCTCCAAGCCTGGCTCAGGTAAGAACCAATGACGGAGCTGAACTGACCCCGAAACATTCCTTAAGCAATACAACCAGTGCATGTTTTGATGCGCTTTATATCTGCTCAGGAGCAGATTCCGTAAAAGAACTGATGATTACTGAAAATAAAAACCTTGTTCTGCATTTTATCAATGAAGCTTATAAACATTGTAAAGCTATTTATTTCGGAACAGATACGCAGGTTCTTTATCATCATTCCAATGTCTCGGCAAAACAACATGATGACCCGGGAATTATTACATGGGAAGACGGGAAACAGACAGATAAATTCATTAACGCTATAGCTAAGCACAGAGTCTGGGATCTTGAAATGGAGAGAAACGCCTAA
- a CDS encoding CinA family protein, whose amino-acid sequence MKFQQNLLDYISQSLITIDETISVAESVTSGCLQLAFSQMPNASMFYKGGMTAYSLPEKVRLLKVNRQEAEEFDCVSENIVETMALNVAKLYESDWSIATTGYCTPIRNSGYKIFAYFSFSYKGEIILTKKLELHPKTQALNAQLYYTEFIMGCFKSELNRLLILK is encoded by the coding sequence ATGAAATTTCAACAAAACCTTCTTGATTATATAAGCCAGTCACTCATTACCATTGATGAAACCATTTCTGTTGCAGAAAGTGTTACTTCAGGATGTTTACAACTGGCTTTTTCACAGATGCCGAATGCTTCAATGTTTTATAAAGGCGGAATGACAGCTTATTCTTTGCCTGAAAAAGTAAGACTGCTAAAAGTCAACAGACAGGAAGCTGAAGAATTTGACTGCGTTTCCGAAAATATTGTAGAAACAATGGCATTGAATGTTGCAAAATTGTATGAATCTGACTGGTCTATTGCCACCACAGGCTATTGCACACCCATTAGAAATTCAGGATATAAAATTTTTGCTTATTTCTCATTTTCCTATAAAGGTGAGATTATTCTGACTAAAAAACTTGAACTACATCCAAAAACCCAAGCTTTGAATGCCCAGTTATACTATACGGAATTTATTATGGGATGTTTTAAAAGTGAACTCAACAGGCTTTTAATCTTAAAATAA
- a CDS encoding DUF6766 family protein, whose amino-acid sequence MSRSSFFYRNSLSIVLIILMIIFLMGQFFTGWKTENKELMENGQAALKISEYIHSGHFIQATFENWESEFLQMMIYVVLTIFLRQKGSSESKSMTGKEDVDREPLAHSKAPWPVKKGGIWLKLYKHSLSLAFAVLFLGSFILHFYGSFTYFNDEQMMKNKPVVTVLQYISESRFWFESFQNWQSEFLAVASLVLLSIWLREKGSPESKPVDMPHDETP is encoded by the coding sequence ATGTCACGTTCAAGTTTTTTTTATCGTAACAGCTTAAGTATTGTTTTGATTATTTTGATGATCATCTTTCTTATGGGACAGTTTTTTACAGGCTGGAAAACTGAAAACAAAGAATTAATGGAAAACGGGCAGGCAGCTCTAAAAATCAGTGAATACATTCATAGCGGGCATTTTATACAGGCTACTTTTGAAAACTGGGAAAGCGAATTCCTTCAGATGATGATTTATGTTGTATTAACGATTTTTCTCAGACAAAAAGGTTCCAGTGAATCAAAATCTATGACAGGTAAAGAAGATGTAGACAGAGAGCCTTTAGCACATTCTAAAGCACCATGGCCCGTTAAAAAAGGCGGAATTTGGCTGAAACTTTATAAACATTCTTTATCCCTTGCTTTTGCAGTTCTGTTCTTGGGAAGCTTTATTTTGCATTTCTACGGCAGCTTTACATATTTTAATGATGAGCAGATGATGAAAAATAAACCGGTTGTAACCGTTTTACAATATATTTCAGAATCAAGATTTTGGTTTGAATCCTTTCAGAACTGGCAGAGTGAATTTTTGGCTGTAGCTTCCCTTGTTCTTCTATCCATATGGCTTCGTGAAAAAGGTTCCCCCGAATCAAAACCTGTTGATATGCCTCATGATGAAACCCCCTGA
- a CDS encoding AraC family transcriptional regulator encodes MKCGLIEKTESQFVDSIEKEAYVWCEKNWKHDDYEHRHNRAQLTFVEEGYQYFHIDRKIYLVPQHHVIWIPSGKAHKITSEAQTVNLMVFLFKSVFEDEFYQNVQIFAVPPVLKEMLLYASKWNQALDENEEQDIFFKAILKSLPNFCKESSGLEIPVPADTRLIPVCNDINVNFKYNLDIDSLAEKAQMSVRSLQRIFKNETGITLQKYLQLTRILKSIELIDTKQYTLSEVAYKVGYQSLSAFTSSYYAIMQTKPKLNKNQGVSS; translated from the coding sequence ATGAAATGTGGATTGATTGAAAAAACGGAAAGCCAGTTTGTAGATTCTATCGAAAAAGAAGCTTACGTGTGGTGTGAAAAGAACTGGAAACATGATGACTACGAGCACAGACACAACCGGGCTCAGCTTACTTTTGTGGAAGAAGGCTATCAGTATTTTCACATCGACAGGAAAATTTATCTTGTTCCACAGCATCATGTAATCTGGATTCCTTCCGGAAAAGCTCACAAAATAACTTCTGAAGCACAAACAGTGAATCTGATGGTATTTCTTTTTAAATCTGTCTTTGAAGACGAATTTTATCAGAATGTTCAGATATTTGCCGTTCCGCCTGTGTTAAAGGAAATGCTTTTATATGCTTCAAAGTGGAATCAAGCTTTGGATGAAAATGAAGAACAGGATATTTTTTTTAAAGCTATTTTAAAAAGTCTTCCCAACTTCTGCAAGGAAAGCAGCGGTCTGGAAATTCCTGTGCCAGCTGATACCAGGCTGATTCCCGTATGCAATGATATTAATGTTAATTTTAAATATAATCTGGATATCGATTCTTTAGCCGAAAAAGCACAAATGTCTGTGAGAAGTCTCCAGAGAATCTTTAAAAATGAAACCGGAATTACGCTGCAAAAATACCTTCAGCTGACAAGAATTTTGAAAAGCATTGAACTGATAGACACCAAACAGTATACCTTGAGTGAAGTAGCCTATAAAGTGGGCTATCAAAGTCTCTCAGCATTTACATCTTCTTATTATGCCATCATGCAGACAAAACCAAAACTGAATAAAAATCAGGGGGTTTCATCATGA
- a CDS encoding Atu1372/SO_1960 family protein, whose translation MKKLCLFFILILLSNTTNIMAQNKAKILVLIHSDNGGTYELAKEIAKGIESENNAVSYIKLVKASQNPNLKNLPVATVDELTNYDGIAFGSPVYFGNISTGMSEFLSKTVQLWTNHALEGVPATVFMSAGSGAGKELALQAFWNSLTVHGMVMVSNGIRGTEELNKAIPQGNTVLGVTSMASLKDVERPTKGERNIAELQGRNFANVALALKDTRPKKTAVVAENRQNFNEILKQKNITLPQVPKPAGNYQPFVRSGNLVFINQVALKDGKIFNPGKLGVDVNEQQVKDATKVTMLNVISVLNEAVGGDLSRVKQCVQLTGIFNTKDDYTKHAELMNVASDLAVEVFGDKGKHARATLGASSIPVGSSVEIQAVFEVE comes from the coding sequence ATGAAAAAACTATGTCTTTTTTTTATTTTAATTTTATTATCTAATACCACCAACATCATGGCACAAAATAAAGCTAAAATATTGGTTCTTATCCATTCAGACAATGGCGGAACTTACGAACTGGCTAAGGAAATAGCCAAAGGAATTGAAAGTGAAAATAATGCAGTTTCCTATATAAAATTAGTCAAAGCATCACAAAATCCCAATCTGAAGAATCTTCCGGTAGCAACAGTAGATGAACTTACAAATTATGACGGAATTGCTTTTGGTTCTCCCGTTTATTTTGGGAATATCAGTACTGGGATGAGTGAATTCTTATCCAAAACGGTTCAGCTATGGACCAATCACGCGTTGGAAGGAGTTCCTGCCACCGTTTTTATGTCTGCAGGAAGCGGAGCAGGAAAGGAGCTTGCTCTTCAGGCCTTCTGGAACAGTCTTACTGTTCACGGAATGGTAATGGTTTCTAATGGGATCCGTGGAACAGAAGAACTGAACAAAGCTATTCCACAAGGAAATACTGTTTTAGGAGTTACCAGTATGGCTTCTTTAAAAGATGTTGAAAGACCTACGAAAGGTGAACGAAATATTGCTGAGCTGCAGGGAAGAAATTTCGCCAATGTAGCCTTAGCATTAAAAGACACGCGACCGAAAAAAACGGCAGTTGTTGCTGAAAATCGTCAGAATTTCAATGAAATATTAAAACAGAAAAATATTACGCTTCCACAGGTTCCAAAGCCTGCGGGAAATTATCAGCCGTTTGTCCGTTCCGGAAACCTCGTATTTATCAATCAGGTTGCCTTGAAAGACGGTAAAATTTTCAATCCAGGAAAATTGGGTGTTGATGTGAATGAACAGCAGGTAAAAGATGCCACAAAAGTAACCATGCTGAATGTTATTTCTGTGTTGAATGAAGCTGTAGGAGGAGATTTGAGCAGAGTAAAGCAATGTGTCCAACTGACGGGGATTTTCAATACCAAAGATGATTATACAAAACATGCCGAGTTGATGAATGTGGCTTCTGATCTGGCTGTTGAAGTCTTCGGTGATAAAGGAAAACATGCCAGAGCTACTTTGGGAGCATCTTCTATTCCTGTGGGCTCTTCGGTAGAAATTCAGGCGGTTTTTGAAGTAGAATAA
- a CDS encoding PLP-dependent aminotransferase family protein, which yields MLRPWKLELEIDKKLDKALYLQIADTIITDIRSGRLKAGDTLPGSRNLAQALKINRNTVVEAYQVLINEEWVISRERKGIFVSENLPALYEKNADALHYSHNQQVMSNRILINFDDGHPDSKIAPVTELARAYRQIFSIKAKWQMMGYGDEHGDIEFRKMISQMLNHQRGMHIHETEISITRGSQMGMFLTAQSLLTSGDCVIVEDPGYQPAWQAFQYAGAHLLPVPVDQEGINIEAVEKLLKQHQNIKAIYITPHRQYPTTVTLSLSRRLRLIELSNQYNMTIIEDDYDNEFHFGYRPILPISSFSELHNYVYIGTLSKVVAPALRIGYLATKNLELLKKIGDLRKIIDMHGDVIMEQAVLQLIKEGAVKKHIRKATVHYKNKRDFVFELLKKHMIDIADFTLPEGGLAFWIVPKVQLDWDVVAALLLEKNIKIIHPEQYSQNQVNGFRLSYGALSEEQLEQSISIISEIISKFS from the coding sequence ATGTTACGCCCTTGGAAATTGGAATTAGAAATTGATAAAAAGCTTGATAAGGCACTTTATCTACAGATTGCGGATACTATTATCACCGATATCCGCTCAGGAAGGTTAAAAGCCGGAGATACACTCCCCGGAAGCAGAAATCTTGCACAGGCTTTGAAAATCAACAGGAATACTGTTGTAGAAGCATATCAGGTGCTGATCAATGAAGAATGGGTGATTTCCAGAGAACGGAAAGGAATTTTTGTTTCTGAAAATCTTCCGGCTTTGTATGAAAAAAATGCTGATGCGCTCCACTATTCTCACAATCAACAAGTAATGTCTAACAGAATATTAATCAATTTCGATGACGGCCACCCCGACAGTAAAATTGCACCCGTAACAGAGCTGGCAAGAGCTTACAGGCAAATTTTCAGCATCAAAGCAAAATGGCAGATGATGGGTTATGGAGATGAACATGGCGATATAGAATTCAGGAAAATGATTTCTCAGATGCTTAACCATCAGCGCGGAATGCATATTCATGAAACTGAAATCTCTATTACCCGGGGCAGCCAGATGGGAATGTTTCTGACTGCTCAGAGTCTTTTAACTTCCGGGGATTGTGTTATTGTAGAAGACCCGGGATATCAGCCCGCATGGCAGGCTTTTCAATATGCCGGAGCACACCTTTTACCTGTGCCTGTGGATCAGGAAGGAATCAATATTGAAGCTGTTGAAAAACTTTTAAAACAACATCAGAATATAAAAGCGATATACATTACTCCTCACAGGCAATATCCTACTACAGTTACATTGAGCCTGTCAAGAAGATTAAGACTGATTGAGCTGTCAAACCAGTACAATATGACTATCATTGAAGATGATTATGATAATGAGTTTCATTTTGGATATCGCCCTATCCTGCCTATTTCAAGCTTTTCTGAGCTTCACAATTATGTGTATATCGGAACATTGAGTAAGGTGGTAGCGCCCGCTTTGAGAATTGGTTATCTGGCTACTAAAAACCTGGAATTACTGAAAAAAATCGGTGATCTGAGAAAGATTATAGATATGCATGGAGATGTCATCATGGAACAGGCAGTGCTTCAATTGATTAAAGAAGGTGCGGTAAAAAAGCATATCAGAAAAGCAACCGTTCATTATAAAAACAAAAGAGATTTTGTCTTTGAACTGTTGAAAAAGCATATGATAGACATTGCAGATTTTACACTGCCTGAAGGTGGTCTTGCTTTTTGGATTGTTCCTAAAGTACAATTAGATTGGGATGTGGTAGCGGCTTTGTTATTAGAAAAAAATATTAAAATTATTCATCCTGAACAATACAGCCAAAATCAGGTGAATGGATTCAGATTAAGTTATGGAGCGCTGTCTGAGGAACAGCTGGAACAGAGTATTTCTATTATTTCAGAGATTATTTCTAAGTTTTCTTAA
- a CDS encoding cupin domain-containing protein produces the protein MDKKQFSSKDFHETFARPKYVKPSHLIHKNVENAGEHNQFSTERKHPVFFVDLPSKNVSMTIGGLTPGQQTNRHRHTYETVLYVIEGKGWTEVEDEKVHWEAGDAVYIPSWAWHKHQNLSNTEPAKYIACENAPQLQNLGVALREEEGRDL, from the coding sequence ATGGATAAGAAACAATTCAGTTCTAAAGACTTCCACGAAACATTTGCAAGACCAAAGTATGTAAAGCCAAGTCATCTGATTCATAAAAATGTAGAAAATGCAGGTGAGCACAATCAGTTTTCAACAGAAAGAAAGCATCCGGTTTTCTTTGTAGACCTTCCGAGTAAGAATGTGAGCATGACGATTGGAGGATTAACTCCCGGACAGCAAACCAACAGACACCGTCATACGTATGAGACTGTATTATATGTCATTGAAGGAAAAGGCTGGACAGAAGTGGAAGATGAAAAAGTACACTGGGAAGCAGGTGATGCTGTATATATTCCTTCCTGGGCTTGGCATAAACACCAGAATCTGAGCAATACGGAACCTGCCAAATATATTGCCTGCGAAAATGCCCCTCAATTGCAGAACTTAGGTGTAGCCCTGAGAGAGGAAGAAGGAAGAGATCTTTAA